A window of Bradyrhizobium sp. AZCC 1719 genomic DNA:
CGTCAGTCCTGCGAAATTGGCGAGAAACGCGCCGGCATCCTTGTTCGCCATCATGCCCGCGATCACCACCAGGGGCCGCGACACCCGCTCTTCGAGATCGCCGAGCGCGGCCGCAGCGACGCGGCCGCCTTCCGCATTGTGTCCGCCATCGAGCCAGATCTCGCAGCCCTTCGGCCCCTGATCGACCAGTGCGCCCGAGACCAGCCGCTGCATGCGCGCCGGCCATTCTGCGCCAACGATGCCGGCCTCGAACGCCGCCATTCCGATCCTGAACGCCTCGATCGCGCGCAGCGTGGCGATGGCAAGGCCGGCATTGTCGAATTGATGCCGCCCGAACAGCTTTGGCGCCGCAAGATCCATCAGGCCGCGCTCGTCCTGATAGACCAGCCGCCCGCGCTCGACACCGACATGCCATTGCTGCCCGGCAGCATGCAACGGCGCGCGCATGCGGTTGGCCTGCGCCTCGATCATCGCCATCGCCTCCGGCGCCTGCTCCGCGCAGATCACCGGCGCACCGCGCTTGAGGATGGCGGCCTTCTCGCCGGCGATCGCGGTCAGCGTGTTACCGAGAAATTCCGTATGGTCCATACTGACTGGCGTGATCACGGTCGCGACCGGCCGGTCGATGACGTTGGTGGCGTCGAGTCTTCCGCCGAGACCGGCTTCCAGCAGCACGACATCGGCGTCATGCTCCGCGAACAAGCAGAACGCCGCCACGGTCTCCATCTCGAAAATCGTGATCGGATCGCCCGCGTTGACCTGCTCGCAATGCTCTAGCACCCGGCGCAACTCGGCATCATCAGCCAGCCGTCCGCCGCCCTTCTCGCCCAGCCGGAAACATTCGTTGATCCTGACCAGATAGGGCGAGGTGTAGACGTGCACGCGCAGGCCTGCAGCCTCCAGGATCGCGCGCAGATAAGCGATGGTGGAGCCCTTGCCATTGGTGCCGGCGACATGGATCACCGGCGGCAACAGCCGCTCCGGATGATCGAGCCGCGCCAGCAGGCGGTGCATCCGATCAAGGTTGAGATCGATCCGCTTCGGATGCAAGGCAGAAAGCCGCGCGATCAATTCACCGAGCGGCTGGGATCTGGCGGCAGGCAGGCTCACGCGTGGGGCGCAGCCGGCACCGCTTCCGGGGCCGAGACGATCTGGGCCGGGTCTGTGACCACAGGCAAAGGCTTTGAGGCGACGTCAAGCGGCGGCGATTTGGTCAGGAGCCGGCACAGCCGCGCCAGCGTCGAACGCATCTCGTGGCGGTGCACGACCATGTCGATCATGCCGTGGTCGAGCAGATATTCGGCGCGCTGGAACCCTTCCGGCAATTTTTCACGGATGGTCTGCTCGATCACGCGCGCGCCGGCAAAGCCGATCAGCGCGCCGGGTTCGGCGATCTGCACGTCGCCCAGCATGGCGTAGGATGCAGTCACGCCGCCGGTGGTCGGATTGGTCAGCACCACGATGTAGGGCAGCTTTGCTTCCCGCAGCATCTGCACGCCGACGGTGGTGCGCGGCATCTGCATCAGCGACAGGATGCCTTCCTGCATGCGTGCGCCGCCCGAGGCCGCGAACACGATGAACGGCGACTTCTTCTCCACCGCAAGCTCGAGCCCGCGCACGATCGCTTCGCCCGCGGCCATGCCGAGCGAGCCGCCCATGAAATCGAAATCCTGCACCGCGATCACGACGCCGGCGCCTTCGAGCTTGCCGTAGCCGACCTTGATGGCGTCGTTCAGCCCGGTCTTGGCGCGGGCGTCCTTGATGCGATCGGCGTATTTGCGTTCATCGCGGAACTTCAGCGGATCGGCCGCCACTTCGGGCAGCGCGATGTCGTACCAGGTCTCGTTGTCGAAGATCGACTTCAGCCGCGCCACCGCGCCCATGCGCATGTGGTAGTTCGAGCCGGGAATGACGAACTGGTTGGCCTCGACGTCCTTGTAAAACACGAGCTGCCCGGAATCCGGGCACTTGATCCACAAATTCTCCGGCGTCTCGCGGCGCAGGATGTTGCGGATTTTGGGCCGGACGACATTGGTGAGCCAATTCATGGTTCGCTCCGAATGCGGTTGGACGCATTGACTGGATATATGGCGGCCGGCTCCAAGGCCGGCAAGCCGCTGTTAACGCCTATTTCCACGCAATTGTGGCTTATTCCGCAGCCTGCTTCGCGCCCCGGACGCCCTGCGCCAGCGACGCCACGACGTCAGCCACCGCGGCCACGGTCTTGGCGGTCGCGTGCCCCTGGGTGTCGAGGCTGTCGCGCAACGCATCGACCAAGGCGGTGCCGACTACGGCGCCATCGGCCTTCTCGGCAATCGCGCGCGCCGCCTGCGGGGTGCGGATGCCGAAGCCGACGCACACCGGCAGCTTGGTGTGGCGCTTGATACGGGCCACCGCATCGCCGACCACCTTCGAATCGGCCGCCGCAGCGCCGGTGATGCCGGTGATCGAGACGTAGTAGACAAAGCCGGAGGTGTTCGCGAGCACGGCGGGCAGGCGTTTGTCGTCCGTCGTCGGAGTCGCCAGGCGGATGAAGTTGAGCCCGGCCTTCAGCGCGGGGATGCAGAGCTCATCATCCTCCTCCGGCGGCAGGTCGACGATGATGAGGCCATCGACGCCGGCGGTCTTGGCGTCGGCGAGGAACTTGTCGACCCCATAAATATAGATCGGATTGTAATAGCCCATCAGCACCAGCGGCGTGGTGTTGTCTTCCTCGCGGAAGCCGCGCACCATCTCAAGCGTCTTCCTCAGGGTCATGCCGCCCTTGAGCGCGCGCAGACCCGCGG
This region includes:
- a CDS encoding bifunctional folylpolyglutamate synthase/dihydrofolate synthase, whose translation is MSLPAARSQPLGELIARLSALHPKRIDLNLDRMHRLLARLDHPERLLPPVIHVAGTNGKGSTIAYLRAILEAAGLRVHVYTSPYLVRINECFRLGEKGGGRLADDAELRRVLEHCEQVNAGDPITIFEMETVAAFCLFAEHDADVVLLEAGLGGRLDATNVIDRPVATVITPVSMDHTEFLGNTLTAIAGEKAAILKRGAPVICAEQAPEAMAMIEAQANRMRAPLHAAGQQWHVGVERGRLVYQDERGLMDLAAPKLFGRHQFDNAGLAIATLRAIEAFRIGMAAFEAGIVGAEWPARMQRLVSGALVDQGPKGCEIWLDGGHNAEGGRVAAAALGDLEERVSRPLVVIAGMMANKDAGAFLANFAGLTRHIVAVPIPGRDNAMPPDRLADAARALGMRVENAASVEAALHALSRLAYEVPPRILVTGSLYLVGHVLAINGTPPT
- the accD gene encoding acetyl-CoA carboxylase, carboxyltransferase subunit beta: MNWLTNVVRPKIRNILRRETPENLWIKCPDSGQLVFYKDVEANQFVIPGSNYHMRMGAVARLKSIFDNETWYDIALPEVAADPLKFRDERKYADRIKDARAKTGLNDAIKVGYGKLEGAGVVIAVQDFDFMGGSLGMAAGEAIVRGLELAVEKKSPFIVFAASGGARMQEGILSLMQMPRTTVGVQMLREAKLPYIVVLTNPTTGGVTASYAMLGDVQIAEPGALIGFAGARVIEQTIREKLPEGFQRAEYLLDHGMIDMVVHRHEMRSTLARLCRLLTKSPPLDVASKPLPVVTDPAQIVSAPEAVPAAPHA
- the trpA gene encoding tryptophan synthase subunit alpha produces the protein MTTRIDARFAELAKEGRSAFVTFLMAGDPDPATSLDIIKALPKAGADIIEIGMPFTDPMADGPSIQAAGLRALKGGMTLRKTLEMVRGFREEDNTTPLVLMGYYNPIYIYGVDKFLADAKTAGVDGLIIVDLPPEEDDELCIPALKAGLNFIRLATPTTDDKRLPAVLANTSGFVYYVSITGITGAAAADSKVVGDAVARIKRHTKLPVCVGFGIRTPQAARAIAEKADGAVVGTALVDALRDSLDTQGHATAKTVAAVADVVASLAQGVRGAKQAAE